In uncultured Methanobacterium sp., a genomic segment contains:
- a CDS encoding glycosyltransferase family 4 protein, translating into MKIGVITSAYPDFEDDPHGIFVHRLMKEIAKKGHEVHVLAPFTGGETDYVLEGVQVERFHYFYPRRFEKLSGRAGMIDNVKEGFLVKIQVLTYLFCNVFYSLRKLRKMEVVHLHWAIPNGLGAIFLKKFYGIPYITTVYGEEIHLSKRYHMLSGLRWLVNNSSKIITISNATKDFCLASGLDGEKMEVIPFGVDTDFFRPLDVYKDENIFQILSVGYLIERKGFEYLIRAMPHVLTEHENARLKIVGSGPLESKLKSLIYELDLGDQVEIVKNVSDENLLMMYNSADLFVLPSIVDSQGNTEGLGVVLLEAMACGVPVIGSDVGGISDIILDGETGLILPEKDVLKLFKVIINLIESVDLRKKIGINGHLMVKEKFSWNKLAENYLNIYLTIQG; encoded by the coding sequence ATAAAAATAGGAGTTATAACTTCGGCTTATCCAGATTTTGAGGATGATCCTCATGGAATATTTGTTCACAGGTTGATGAAGGAAATCGCCAAGAAAGGACATGAAGTTCATGTTCTGGCACCTTTTACTGGTGGAGAAACAGATTACGTCCTGGAAGGGGTGCAAGTGGAAAGATTTCACTATTTCTACCCTCGAAGATTTGAAAAGCTTTCCGGAAGAGCAGGGATGATTGATAATGTTAAAGAAGGGTTTCTAGTCAAGATTCAGGTTTTAACATATCTGTTTTGCAATGTTTTTTATTCACTGCGGAAATTAAGGAAGATGGAAGTTGTTCATTTGCATTGGGCTATACCCAATGGATTAGGTGCAATTTTTTTGAAAAAGTTTTATGGAATTCCTTACATAACCACGGTATATGGTGAAGAGATTCACCTTTCTAAAAGATACCACATGCTTTCAGGTTTACGCTGGCTGGTTAATAATTCCTCTAAAATCATAACCATAAGTAATGCTACCAAAGATTTTTGCCTTGCATCTGGTCTGGACGGTGAGAAGATGGAAGTAATACCATTTGGAGTGGACACAGACTTTTTCAGACCATTAGATGTTTATAAAGATGAAAACATATTCCAGATATTATCTGTTGGTTATTTAATAGAAAGGAAAGGATTTGAATACTTAATAAGGGCCATGCCCCATGTTTTAACTGAACATGAAAATGCCCGGTTGAAAATCGTTGGATCCGGGCCATTAGAGTCAAAGTTGAAATCGTTAATTTATGAACTGGACCTTGGGGACCAGGTTGAAATTGTAAAGAATGTCTCTGATGAGAACTTACTTATGATGTACAATTCCGCTGATTTGTTTGTTCTGCCTTCTATTGTTGATTCCCAAGGAAATACTGAAGGGCTTGGTGTGGTTTTGTTGGAGGCTATGGCTTGTGGTGTTCCTGTTATTGGGTCTGATGTTGGTGGGATTTCTGACATTATTCTGGATGGGGAAACTGGTCTGATTTTACCTGAAAAAGATGTTTTAAAACTATTCAAAGTGATAATAAATTTGATTGAAAGTGTTGATCTAAGAAAAAAAATTGGCATAAATGGACATTTAATGGTAAAGGAGAAGTTTAGTTGGAATAAACTTGCTGAAAATTATCTGAATATCTATTTAACTATCCAAGGGTAA
- a CDS encoding flippase: MLNYIKKILSNEDYKRIIDNIISLLGLQGFNYILPLITFPYLTRVLGPDKYGLLAFALAFIGYFQILTDYGFNWSATREISINRSDDEKVSEIYSSVMTTKAILMVLSFLLMMVVVFSFEKFRSDWILYFFTFGLVVGNLLLPTWFFQGMERMRYISILNICIGLIYTISIFIFVRNSSDYLYVPIINTMGTLIIGIYSLRIVRKEFDITFLRPSLNDIKYQLKEGWHVFLSTAAISLYTISNTFILGFFASNTVVGYYSVADRVIKMVSGLLGPISQSIYPYISSLAIKSRQDTINFLKKTTILIGTFSFIISTILFLFGGFIIYILAGPEFNESVILIQIMAFLPFIIALSNIFGIQTMLPFNYKKAFSKIIIIAGVINIILALILSPVFKALGVSVAVVITEIFVTIVMYYYLKVKGIDLLEF, encoded by the coding sequence ATGTTAAATTATATTAAAAAAATTTTGAGTAATGAAGATTACAAAAGAATTATAGATAATATAATTTCATTACTCGGTTTGCAAGGGTTTAATTATATTCTACCTTTAATAACTTTCCCCTATTTAACTCGGGTTTTAGGGCCGGATAAGTACGGTCTTTTAGCATTTGCCCTAGCTTTTATTGGTTACTTCCAAATTTTAACTGATTATGGTTTTAACTGGTCAGCCACAAGGGAAATTTCTATCAACAGAAGCGATGATGAAAAAGTTTCTGAGATATATAGTTCGGTCATGACTACAAAAGCCATTTTAATGGTTTTAAGTTTTTTACTAATGATGGTGGTTGTTTTTAGTTTTGAAAAGTTTAGAAGTGATTGGATATTATATTTTTTTACATTTGGTCTTGTCGTTGGTAATTTGCTTCTACCTACATGGTTTTTCCAAGGTATGGAAAGGATGCGGTACATTAGTATTTTAAATATTTGTATTGGCCTAATTTACACTATATCCATATTTATTTTTGTTCGGAATTCTTCAGATTATCTTTATGTGCCAATAATAAACACTATGGGAACGTTGATAATAGGAATATATTCGTTGAGGATTGTTCGCAAAGAATTTGATATAACATTTTTAAGACCTTCCCTAAATGATATAAAATACCAATTAAAGGAAGGATGGCATGTTTTCCTTTCCACTGCAGCCATAAGCTTATACACCATTTCTAACACCTTTATTTTAGGATTTTTTGCTAGTAACACAGTAGTAGGTTATTACTCTGTGGCAGACAGAGTAATAAAAATGGTTTCAGGTCTTTTAGGTCCAATATCTCAATCAATTTATCCATATATCAGTTCTCTTGCTATTAAATCAAGACAAGATACAATAAATTTTTTAAAAAAGACCACAATTCTTATCGGAACATTTAGTTTCATAATATCAACGATACTCTTTTTATTTGGTGGATTTATCATTTATATTTTAGCAGGACCTGAGTTCAACGAATCTGTGATATTAATCCAGATTATGGCATTTTTACCATTTATCATAGCTTTAAGTAACATTTTCGGGATTCAAACTATGCTCCCATTTAACTATAAAAAAGCATTTTCTAAAATAATCATAATAGCTGGTGTGATAAATATAATTTTAGCTTTAATACTATCACCAGTATTTAAAGCACTTGGAGTATCTGTGGCTGTAGTAATAACGGAAATATTTGTGACTATTGTAATGTATTATTATCTTAAAGTTAAAGGAATAGACTTATTGGAGTTTTAA
- a CDS encoding glycosyltransferase family 39 protein — MIKFEDKNSKIVFLVLLIITVGLITYFRVRIQLIVGPEFDGFDFLANSALFAGKSIGYSDLLRPPLLSFLASLYFRFDGLYMGITSIIDGIIYLLGCIGLYLFLKERFNAIVSFVGSLLFATFPIIITFAGAGLTDVSSVSISIWAMYFTYLGVKRNSKFFYLAFPVAMLAFLTRFNLALIIFPIFAYIIANRQEIKNPRNIVIGMILGALVLLPLFIYFNAKMGNALYPFMEFFRSSESSGSTIHFAYNPDSLYFVKNMPYYIGTASWIIILSTVFALFVYSYQNIGKIGSVIGKIGYLTHLKNLKTGIKVKLLLILACLVVFVATFGKTNYMVSEIIFFAITLLVYNVSSELELDVGWDLLFFSWFMAFFIFQSVYVAKDHRYFISMTPPVAYFLARGLNFITQTLEFNFKKKNLTLYVFALVLSIVMIFSVAVQLSEIEEVNQKNKIFNQDVSNVSQWLKINDPDYKSKVIYADYWPYFGWYLQTNVGKMPVFRDNQSLYQGVKDFNFTADDKMALNQELNRVSPDYYMCAWDDMNFTNYAAVARFGSVTIYKRI, encoded by the coding sequence CTGCTTTATTTGCAGGTAAATCAATAGGGTATTCTGATCTTTTAAGGCCACCATTACTTTCCTTTTTAGCATCCCTATATTTCCGATTTGATGGTTTGTATATGGGGATCACTTCTATCATAGATGGGATCATATACCTTTTAGGATGTATTGGACTTTATTTATTCTTAAAAGAACGTTTCAATGCTATTGTTAGTTTTGTGGGCAGTTTATTGTTCGCAACATTCCCCATAATAATCACCTTTGCAGGAGCCGGCCTTACCGATGTTTCAAGTGTTTCTATTTCAATATGGGCCATGTACTTCACTTACCTTGGTGTTAAACGAAATTCTAAATTTTTCTACTTAGCCTTCCCTGTGGCAATGTTGGCTTTTTTAACCCGCTTTAACCTGGCACTGATCATTTTCCCAATATTTGCCTACATCATAGCAAATCGACAAGAAATTAAAAATCCTCGAAACATTGTAATTGGAATGATTTTAGGGGCCCTGGTTTTACTTCCACTATTTATATACTTCAATGCCAAAATGGGTAATGCATTATACCCATTTATGGAGTTTTTTAGAAGTTCAGAAAGTTCAGGGAGCACAATACACTTTGCCTACAACCCAGATTCACTCTATTTCGTTAAAAATATGCCCTATTACATAGGAACAGCATCCTGGATAATCATACTTTCTACTGTATTTGCTTTATTTGTTTATTCCTACCAGAATATTGGTAAAATAGGGTCAGTAATTGGTAAAATAGGATATTTAACTCATCTAAAAAATTTAAAAACCGGAATTAAAGTTAAATTACTATTAATATTGGCTTGTTTGGTAGTTTTTGTCGCTACTTTTGGGAAAACCAATTACATGGTGAGTGAAATAATTTTCTTTGCGATCACACTCCTTGTTTATAATGTCTCTTCTGAACTGGAATTAGATGTTGGCTGGGACTTACTTTTCTTTTCATGGTTTATGGCCTTTTTCATATTCCAAAGTGTGTATGTTGCCAAGGATCACCGTTATTTCATTTCCATGACCCCTCCAGTGGCTTATTTCCTGGCACGAGGTTTGAATTTCATCACTCAAACACTTGAATTTAATTTTAAAAAGAAAAATCTCACATTGTATGTTTTTGCCCTAGTTCTATCCATAGTGATGATATTTTCAGTTGCAGTGCAACTTTCTGAAATAGAAGAGGTTAATCAGAAGAATAAGATATTCAATCAGGATGTGTCTAATGTCAGTCAGTGGCTAAAGATTAATGATCCCGACTACAAATCTAAGGTAATCTATGCTGATTACTGGCCCTACTTTGGATGGTACCTGCAGACAAATGTGGGGAAAATGCCAGTTTTCAGGGACAATCAGAGTTTATATCAGGGTGTTAAAGATTTCAATTTCACTGCTGATGATAAAATGGCCTTAAATCAGGAACTTAACCGGGTTAGTCCGGATTACTATATGTGTGCATGGGATGATATGAATTTCACAAATTATGCTGCAGTGGCAAGATTTGGTTCTGTAACTATATATAAACGGATTTAG